A stretch of DNA from Ovis aries strain OAR_USU_Benz2616 breed Rambouillet chromosome 14, ARS-UI_Ramb_v3.0, whole genome shotgun sequence:
CccagggtgtgtatgtgtgtgtgtgtgtgaaaaaagaaaaatcaaagattcCTCCACACACCCACAATGTGGAAGGCCATGTGGAAGGCCACTGTAGGGATTAAATGAAGAGCACGTGTGTGCACAGCTCAGCACGGGGGCTGGTGCATTTAAGTGTACAAAGTGGCAGGACTCATTATCATTAAACTTAATTGGATTGTGCTGGTGGAGTGAAAGCTCTGATACATGTGTCAGCAAtctgggaagggggtgggggagatatAGCCTCAGTCTCTTCACATTGACCTCTGTGAAATGCAAGAACATCACTCAACGTTAAAGTCCATATCTGCCCAGTCACCCTGCGCTAAAGGTGGATTCAGACAACTAAACTGCTAATGCCCTCAGCGCTTTGGCCTTGGGGATCTATCTTCTTCAGCTCTGTACAGATTTCTTACGTGCTCACTGCTGgttcaatgctgctgctgctgctaagttgcttcagtcgtgtccgactctgtgcaaccccacagacggcagcccaccaggctccatcatccctgggattctccaggcaagaacactggagtgggttgccatttccttctccaatggttCAATGCTGAAGTCCCTTAAATAGCTCCATTCATACAAAGCATTTGGGGTCAACACTATTCCACTATTCCAGGAGAGGCTGGCTAAGATTGGGTTTCCCCAAAAGTGTATGCTGTACAGGCAGTTTCTCTGGGTGGGGATCCCAGGAGGCCCTGGCAGGAGAATGGAGAAATgaggcagagaggaagaaagcCAACGAGGAGGATGTTAGTGAGCAGGTTACCTCCGTGGGCTACTGAAGTTCAGTGCTGCTGAGGACTTCTGTTGGGGGCCAGTATAGAACATGACTCAGATTTGTCCCACCGTGATTGTAAAGATGCTGGAGGTACTAATCCACTATGTCCTGTTTGTGATTGGTTGAGGGCTGTTACCAGGGGTGGCCTGCCCTGTGCATGCATCACGCAAGCTCAGGCTGAAGGAGGAAACCCTCAGGCAGTGTGGCAGGATCTCAGCGTTAGCAGCCATCTGCTGAATGGGTCCAGGCTGGTGACTGCCGTATCTGCACGGGGCTAGCCCTTCGTGGTCCTCCTGAGTTGGGGTAAAACATTGCTCTGAGTCATCAGACAACCACGAGTGAAAACTTTATTGCTCCAAACACTTTCTGTGAATGTCACCAACACCCAACGTGggcaaatatataaaaagcaCAACCTATTGTACAATCATTCAAACTCCTTGGCTAATGAGCTGTACACATGCTTCCCGGGCCTCGTCACCAGCACGACGGATGCATTTCAGGCGCAGCAGCTGCATTTGTCTGACGCCCCTTTGCAGATGCAGCCCCGGGCACACTTGGCACAGCCCGGGGGGCAGCAAGGACAGCAGCCTGAAAGGGACAGGAGACAGACAAGATGAACTTTGGGTCATCACCCTTATCTGACCGCTTCCCCCTGCACCACTTAGcaggaagtagaaaaagaagagcatgTCACACACAGGCTCTGATCCacataagccaaaaaaaaaaaaaaaaatgggacagGAAGTGGTGGGATGTTTAGAGCTGGAAGGAACCTCAGGGGTCACCCACAGTCCATCAGAGGCCAGGGAGGGGAAAGGGTTGGCCTGAGACAACTGGACAGTGGCCGATCCATAACACCAGGCTGGTACTCTTTCCCCGTCACTACTGGGCTGGCTGGAACCTTCTCTCAGCCCTCTTCCTCTCCAAACCCCTGGAATGGATGCctcaggtgggctgcagtccaggggactcagCTTTCATTTCAGATCTCTCCCGAATGGGAAAAAGGCACCCAGGGACCCCTCCATCCTGCCATGGCTGGGGAGTGGTGGATGGCAGAAACActcccccagctcccagccagcaGTGCCCGTGGGCCCCAGACTCACTTTTTCGACACGTTTTACAGCTGCAAGTTGTGCATTTGCAGTTGTCTCCACAGGCGCAGGTTCCTCCTAAAAAGAAAGGGCAGAGCCGCAGACATGAGTGTCAAGGTGGAGGG
This window harbors:
- the MT4 gene encoding metallothionein-4, which produces MDSGECTCMSGGTCACGDNCKCTTCSCKTCRKSCCPCCPPGCAKCARGCICKGASDKCSCCA